From Psychroflexus torquis ATCC 700755, the proteins below share one genomic window:
- the atpE gene encoding ATP synthase F0 subunit C — MELLHVGIAALGAGLAVLGAGIGVGKIGGSAMEAIARQPEASGKIQTAMIIAAALVEGVALFGVVTALLGVLTT, encoded by the coding sequence ATGGAATTATTACACGTAGGTATTGCAGCTTTAGGAGCTGGTTTAGCAGTTTTAGGAGCAGGAATTGGTGTTGGTAAAATCGGTGGGTCCGCAATGGAGGCTATCGCTCGCCAACCAGAAGCTTCTGGAAAAATTCAAACCGCAATGATTATTGCTGCTGCACTTGTAGAGGGTGTTGCTCTTTTTGGAGTAGTTACAGCTC
- a CDS encoding DUF6168 family protein, with product MKKKLQNPYVFILLISAVIFMIHYSIDLVFNVVTYYSLFFIYIFHTISALSVAGVVQLVYKNSKDHAGFAFMGTSLLKMLAAILFLLPGFLSDDKPSFTNILNFFIPYFVFLIFEAIQVIKLINKEETPVN from the coding sequence ATGAAAAAAAAATTACAAAACCCTTACGTTTTTATCCTTCTGATTTCAGCGGTTATTTTTATGATCCATTATTCGATAGATTTAGTTTTTAACGTTGTCACTTATTACTCTTTATTCTTCATTTATATATTCCATACTATTTCTGCACTTTCAGTAGCAGGGGTCGTTCAATTGGTATATAAAAATTCCAAAGATCATGCAGGTTTTGCTTTTATGGGGACTAGCCTTTTAAAAATGCTGGCAGCCATTTTATTTCTATTACCAGGATTTCTATCTGACGATAAGCCAAGTTTCACCAATATTTTAAATTTCTTTATTCCTTATTTTGTGTTCTTAATATTTGAAGCCATCCAAGTCATTAAGCTTATCAATAAGGAGGAAACCCCAGTAAATTGA
- a CDS encoding bactofilin family protein: MFSDKNKTVNNSDLTKEQNKIAQGTVFKGSIESQGSFRIEGKVIGNITTPGKIVVGKTGYIEGEIDCDNADFEGEFKGQLKVKSLLTLRATAKIEGDVFTDKLSIEPGAKFNATCSMKGAVKSISGNAKKEKSA; encoded by the coding sequence ATGTTTTCAGATAAAAATAAAACCGTGAACAACTCAGACTTGACAAAAGAACAGAACAAAATTGCTCAAGGAACCGTTTTTAAAGGAAGCATAGAGTCCCAAGGCAGTTTTCGGATAGAGGGTAAAGTCATAGGAAATATAACAACCCCAGGGAAAATTGTCGTAGGTAAAACAGGTTATATCGAAGGAGAAATAGACTGTGATAATGCTGATTTTGAAGGTGAATTTAAAGGACAGTTAAAGGTTAAGTCTCTATTGACTCTTAGAGCTACTGCTAAGATTGAAGGAGATGTGTTCACAGACAAGCTTTCTATTGAGCCTGGAGCTAAGTTTAATGCAACCTGTAGTATGAAAGGAGCCGTGAAATCTATCTCTGGAAATGCCAAAAAAGAAAAATCAGCCTAA
- a CDS encoding AtpZ/AtpI family protein, which yields MPKKKNQPKPWLYFTGLGLQMAIIIIGSVFLGIWLDETFMKSLKLFTIIISLLGIFISMAHVIASLKHFKD from the coding sequence ATGCCAAAAAAGAAAAATCAGCCTAAACCGTGGCTTTATTTTACTGGACTAGGTTTACAAATGGCAATTATCATTATTGGTTCTGTTTTTTTGGGAATTTGGTTAGATGAAACCTTTATGAAGTCTTTAAAATTGTTTACGATTATTATCTCTCTTTTGGGCATATTTATTTCTATGGCTCATGTTATCGCCTCTTTAAAACACTTTAAGGATTAG
- the atpB gene encoding F0F1 ATP synthase subunit A, which translates to MATHKSSKITVALMLMLILNSFASFAQLDTEGAVDESFNPTEMIMHHIGDSHGWHFFGEGEDSFTLPLPVILWTDKGIATFMSSSFHHDVEGEHVVESNGQKFVNYHEKIHVLNEGEVMLKYDEEAHAALNANVAFDLSITKNVASMLLTVIVMLILFIGLAGHYKKSKSAPKGFKNILETLVIFVRDEIARPQIGDKKFMKFMPFLLTVFFFIWITNLLGLLPGAANVTGNISVTVALGLFTLALTIVNGNKDYWKHVFWMPGIPTAVKPILAIVEILGVFIKPIALMIRLFANITAGHIITLSLIGLIFILENAGVAAISVPFAVFITVLELLVAFLQAFIFTLLSALFIGMAVQEHEHH; encoded by the coding sequence ATGGCAACACACAAATCTTCAAAGATTACAGTGGCTTTAATGCTAATGCTCATTTTGAATTCCTTTGCTTCATTCGCCCAGCTAGACACTGAGGGGGCTGTTGATGAGAGCTTCAACCCAACAGAAATGATAATGCATCATATTGGCGATTCTCATGGGTGGCACTTTTTTGGTGAAGGTGAAGATTCCTTTACATTACCATTACCAGTTATTTTATGGACAGATAAAGGTATTGCAACTTTTATGTCGAGTTCATTTCATCATGATGTCGAAGGGGAGCATGTCGTTGAATCTAATGGCCAAAAATTTGTAAATTATCACGAAAAAATTCATGTCTTAAATGAGGGTGAAGTCATGTTGAAATACGATGAAGAAGCTCATGCCGCACTTAATGCTAATGTTGCTTTTGATCTTTCAATTACCAAAAACGTAGCTTCAATGCTTCTTACAGTGATAGTGATGTTAATCCTTTTCATAGGATTAGCAGGCCATTATAAAAAATCTAAATCGGCTCCTAAGGGCTTTAAAAATATCCTTGAAACTTTAGTCATCTTTGTACGTGATGAAATCGCGAGACCACAAATTGGTGACAAGAAATTCATGAAATTCATGCCTTTCCTACTTACGGTATTTTTCTTTATCTGGATTACAAATCTATTGGGCTTACTTCCAGGAGCAGCAAACGTAACTGGTAACATATCTGTAACTGTTGCATTAGGGCTCTTTACTCTAGCGCTTACTATTGTTAATGGAAACAAAGATTATTGGAAGCACGTTTTTTGGATGCCTGGTATTCCAACTGCAGTAAAACCAATTTTGGCCATTGTCGAAATTCTAGGAGTCTTTATAAAGCCAATTGCGCTTATGATTCGTTTGTTTGCTAATATAACGGCGGGCCACATTATCACTTTAAGTTTAATAGGGTTGATATTCATATTAGAAAATGCGGGAGTTGCCGCGATTTCTGTCCCGTTCGCTGTATTTATTACAGTTTTAGAATTATTAGTTGCATTTTTACAAGCATTTATATTTACATTATTGTCAGCGCTCTTCATAGGGATGGCAGTGCAAGAACATGAACATCATTAA